A single region of the Polyangiaceae bacterium genome encodes:
- a CDS encoding VanW family protein: MRSRSVLLVGAALLAAGLGSAGALAYLEYLPRSGPLPGTTVEGYLKPDGVALGDWLELRRKSLLTRELYLELPDGDGNFRTTFGALGIEVDVAETMRRVERHASTGSFGARLYRAKSAREGHEDIPLAWSFDRERAAVTLKAFAEDVRREPVDARLDLVGHRRIDDVPGRSLDLEGTLTLLADGQRAADTVVPLWTKEVRAAVTRESLATVDVTKVLGAFETDFKHKARSRDVNIRTAAEYLNGTVIAPSQTVSFNTMVGPRRIDRGFGWAPVIVADELEPGVGGGTCQVATALHAAAVHGVLDVVERRSHSRPSGYAPLGLDATVVYGEVDLKIRNPYDSPLIIHAFFPNPHLLRIELLGRDPPGKVEHKYAVIRSHDFYRRVWTKPFLEAGKQVKRQRGIRGYDVVSIVSILGADGRTQEKRYFSWYRPVPEVYWVGPGTDAEALPALPTGAEHVEVDGKKPGQETTAAADQSSDSADVSTADDSRG; this comes from the coding sequence GTGCGTTCCCGGTCCGTGCTCCTCGTTGGGGCGGCGCTACTTGCCGCCGGCCTCGGCTCCGCTGGCGCGCTTGCCTATCTGGAGTACCTACCGCGTTCCGGCCCGTTGCCTGGGACGACGGTGGAGGGCTACTTGAAGCCCGACGGGGTGGCGCTCGGCGACTGGTTGGAGTTGCGGCGCAAGTCGCTACTCACGCGAGAGCTGTACCTCGAGCTTCCCGACGGGGATGGCAACTTTCGCACGACCTTTGGGGCCCTGGGCATCGAAGTGGACGTTGCCGAAACCATGCGTCGTGTCGAACGCCACGCGAGCACCGGTAGCTTCGGTGCGCGCCTGTACCGCGCGAAGAGCGCGCGCGAGGGGCATGAGGACATCCCGCTGGCCTGGAGCTTCGACCGCGAGCGGGCGGCGGTCACACTGAAAGCCTTCGCCGAGGATGTGCGGCGCGAGCCAGTGGACGCGCGCCTCGACTTGGTTGGCCACCGTCGCATCGACGATGTTCCCGGGCGCAGTCTGGACTTGGAGGGCACCTTGACGCTGCTGGCAGACGGGCAGCGCGCGGCCGATACGGTGGTTCCCCTCTGGACGAAAGAAGTGCGTGCGGCAGTGACCCGTGAGTCGCTGGCGACCGTCGACGTCACCAAGGTGCTGGGTGCATTCGAGACGGACTTCAAGCACAAGGCCCGCTCGCGCGACGTGAACATCCGCACGGCTGCCGAGTACCTGAACGGAACCGTGATCGCGCCGAGTCAGACGGTCAGCTTCAACACCATGGTCGGCCCTCGTCGCATCGACCGCGGCTTCGGGTGGGCGCCTGTGATCGTAGCCGACGAACTCGAACCGGGAGTGGGCGGCGGCACCTGTCAGGTTGCGACGGCACTACACGCTGCGGCGGTTCACGGTGTGCTCGACGTCGTCGAGAGACGCAGTCACAGTCGCCCGAGCGGCTATGCCCCCTTGGGTCTCGACGCAACAGTGGTGTACGGCGAGGTGGATCTCAAAATCCGCAACCCCTACGACTCGCCGCTGATCATCCACGCCTTCTTTCCCAATCCCCATCTGTTGCGAATCGAGCTGCTGGGCCGGGACCCACCCGGGAAGGTGGAACACAAGTACGCCGTGATCCGCAGCCACGACTTCTATCGCCGGGTGTGGACCAAACCCTTTCTGGAGGCGGGCAAGCAGGTCAAGCGTCAGCGCGGAATCCGCGGCTACGACGTGGTGAGCATCGTGAGCATCTTGGGCGCGGATGGCCGCACCCAAGAGAAGCGTTACTTCTCCTGGTACCGCCCGGTGCCCGAGGTGTACTGGGTGGGTCCCGGCACCGATGCCGAGGCCTTGCCGGCCCTACCGACGGGAGCCGAGCACGTCGAGGTCGACGGCAAGAAGCCGGGGCAGGAGACCACGGCGGCGGCAGACCAGAGCAGCGACTCCGCAGACGTTTCCACTGCCGACGACAGCCGGGGTTGA
- a CDS encoding L,D-transpeptidase codes for MGRPFSVVFVTSALLCAPGCKRSDDGATAAETAASASASPGLASSVHTAPISSMVVDHGELDTRAPSDAPRVAATAVATTVYKLPNTESRRLGYIRLGGQVRRDNSPSEGKGCKGAWYRVYPMGYVCTDEATIDMEHPLVRAASRRPDLNRPLPYKYGFVRATAPQYLRIPSAEEQRKSEFKLDEHLAWFEENRAEVQTVVLGSNDVPLDGRGIPGPGLKPAPGFRSSTQLSLNELFGGSGADDPPPFWLADGKRQIPNVSGFEVPDYAVFADRVRRKTGLSFVGAFDTKDQGISRRFAVTVDLRLIPTTKVKPDTGSPFHGVELSDAFPIPFAWVIKSDASTYKLLRGKDEARKAEAIPKRAIVPLSGNARIKAGKRFYQTKRDKTVWLAADDLGIVAKPPEWPEWAEKGEKWIDISLRQQTLVLYEGKRPWYATLVSTGRDRLGDPKESLATPQGKFRLQSKHIAAAMDSEENSSVAGGTRASSGPKLGPDARATRERLLKAEADGAKLSDEDQRRLLNIKKGRHPEYGVTRRRGAAGFELRDVPWIQYFASGYALHGAYWHDVFGIPRSHGCVNLAPTDARVVFMWTDPPVPENWHGINIGSDMGEGTAVWIHE; via the coding sequence GTGGGTCGCCCTTTCAGTGTCGTCTTCGTCACCAGCGCGCTACTTTGCGCGCCGGGCTGCAAGCGATCCGACGACGGCGCCACCGCGGCAGAAACGGCAGCGAGCGCGTCGGCGTCGCCCGGGCTTGCCAGTAGCGTGCACACCGCACCGATCTCCAGCATGGTGGTCGACCACGGCGAGTTGGATACGCGCGCACCCTCGGACGCACCGCGCGTCGCGGCCACTGCCGTCGCCACCACCGTCTACAAGCTGCCCAACACCGAGTCGCGACGGCTCGGCTACATCCGCCTCGGTGGCCAGGTTCGACGGGACAACTCGCCGAGCGAAGGCAAAGGCTGCAAGGGTGCTTGGTATAGGGTGTACCCGATGGGCTACGTTTGCACCGACGAGGCGACCATCGACATGGAGCACCCGCTGGTACGCGCCGCCAGCCGCCGCCCCGATTTGAACCGGCCGCTTCCCTACAAGTACGGGTTCGTCCGTGCGACTGCGCCGCAGTATCTGCGCATCCCGAGCGCAGAAGAGCAGCGCAAGAGCGAGTTCAAGCTGGACGAGCACCTGGCGTGGTTCGAAGAGAATCGCGCGGAGGTGCAGACCGTGGTGCTGGGCTCGAACGACGTGCCCCTCGATGGCCGCGGCATTCCCGGGCCGGGGCTGAAGCCCGCACCCGGCTTCCGCAGCAGCACCCAACTGTCCCTGAACGAGCTCTTTGGTGGCAGCGGCGCCGACGATCCTCCGCCCTTCTGGTTAGCCGACGGCAAGCGCCAGATCCCCAACGTGTCGGGCTTCGAGGTGCCCGACTACGCGGTGTTCGCCGATCGTGTGCGGCGCAAGACGGGGCTTTCCTTCGTGGGTGCCTTCGACACCAAAGACCAGGGCATCTCACGACGCTTTGCCGTCACCGTGGATCTGCGGCTGATCCCCACCACGAAAGTGAAGCCTGACACGGGCTCTCCCTTTCATGGCGTGGAGCTGAGCGACGCATTTCCGATTCCCTTCGCTTGGGTCATCAAGAGTGACGCTTCGACCTACAAACTTCTGCGCGGGAAAGACGAAGCCCGAAAGGCCGAGGCCATCCCGAAGCGCGCCATCGTTCCGCTGTCGGGCAACGCAAGAATCAAAGCCGGAAAGCGCTTCTACCAAACGAAGCGCGACAAGACCGTTTGGCTGGCGGCGGACGACCTCGGCATCGTGGCAAAGCCCCCGGAGTGGCCGGAGTGGGCGGAGAAGGGCGAGAAGTGGATCGACATTTCCCTGCGTCAACAGACGCTAGTGCTCTACGAGGGCAAACGACCTTGGTACGCCACGCTGGTTTCCACGGGGCGCGATCGTCTCGGTGATCCCAAAGAGAGCCTGGCCACGCCTCAGGGCAAGTTTCGCCTGCAGAGCAAACACATCGCTGCCGCCATGGACTCCGAAGAGAACTCCTCGGTGGCAGGCGGAACGCGCGCTTCGAGCGGTCCGAAGCTGGGACCCGACGCCAGGGCGACCCGCGAGCGGTTGTTGAAGGCCGAAGCGGACGGCGCGAAGCTGTCGGATGAGGATCAGCGCCGGCTCCTCAACATCAAGAAGGGGCGGCATCCCGAGTACGGCGTGACACGACGCCGTGGGGCCGCGGGATTCGAACTTCGTGACGTGCCCTGGATTCAGTATTTCGCCTCGGGCTACGCGCTCCACGGCGCCTATTGGCACGACGTGTTTGGCATTCCGCGCAGCCACGGCTGTGTGAACCTCGCCCCCACCGACGCACGCGTCGTTTTCATGTGGACCGATCCGCCGGTGCCCGAAAACTGGCACGGCATCAACATCGGCAGTGACATGGGCGAAGGAACGGCGGTCTGGATCCACGAGTAG
- a CDS encoding bifunctional alpha,alpha-trehalose-phosphate synthase (UDP-forming)/trehalose-phosphatase — protein MKKAKLVVASARLPVTLTRRPDGWKATDSTGGLVTALSGVASRRRFTWIGWPGTVVSEQERGSVEQVLEQHGAAPVFMSRADVDGFYLGFSNRVLWPLFHGLTDKVSFDVAAFRAYQRVNDAFADKILSRVSATDSVWVHDYQLALVPELLRRKGFRGKIGFFLHIPFPSDETYRQLPPREALLRGLLGADFIGFHTYEYVSHFRATCLRVLGYETDASHVRLPSRQVELAALPIGIDPVEMRALSQSPEARKELATLRGAYGDKRLIVGVDRLDYTKGIPQKLLAFEALLAEYPQYRGRAVLIQVAAPSRTDVDEYQALKREVDELTGRINGRFGTPAYTPIVYVNQTVARSRLAGIYQASEVALITPLRDGMNLVALEYVLAREQCGGTLILSEFAGAAHCLPGARLVNPYNTQEIAAALAEALEQDAAQQGLGHMVRFIDDNTATAWARAFLDRLDAQPGAERRMSILLDLASNPVQRVVRRAKSPLVVLDYDGTLREYVMDPRDAVPSPRLLAVLEHLCRVARVWIISGRSRLTLEQWLGHLPLGLVCEHGLSMRAPGGSWERRVRVSGDTLKDLVRPLFEDFVRRTPGSRVEIKDAAIAWHYRAVDPEFAAFQVSGLLSRLEDLLKRRPFAVLHGNRVVEVRHRRVTKGQALQAVLKRHGNADALLVAGDDRTDEEMMDAIPRRWKGRSVTVWVGSRSSHSQYWVESSRDLLQCLDELATLWENKPRGPRAGQGAQPSRR, from the coding sequence ATGAAGAAGGCGAAGCTCGTGGTCGCCTCGGCGCGTCTCCCGGTCACGCTGACGCGACGCCCCGACGGTTGGAAAGCCACCGATAGCACCGGCGGATTGGTGACGGCGCTGAGCGGAGTGGCGTCGCGCAGACGATTCACCTGGATCGGCTGGCCTGGCACTGTCGTGAGCGAACAGGAGCGTGGCAGCGTCGAGCAGGTGTTGGAACAGCATGGGGCAGCGCCCGTCTTCATGTCCCGCGCGGACGTGGACGGGTTCTACCTGGGCTTCTCGAACCGCGTGTTGTGGCCACTGTTTCACGGACTGACGGACAAGGTGAGCTTCGACGTCGCGGCGTTTCGAGCGTATCAGCGCGTCAACGACGCCTTTGCCGACAAGATCCTGAGCCGCGTCTCTGCAACGGACTCCGTCTGGGTCCACGACTATCAACTCGCTCTCGTTCCCGAGTTGCTGAGGCGCAAGGGGTTTCGCGGGAAGATCGGTTTCTTCCTGCACATTCCATTTCCTTCGGACGAAACCTACCGCCAGCTGCCACCGCGGGAAGCGCTGTTGCGCGGGCTTCTGGGGGCCGACTTCATCGGTTTTCATACCTACGAGTACGTGAGCCATTTTCGCGCCACCTGTTTGAGAGTGCTCGGCTACGAGACGGACGCTTCTCACGTACGGTTGCCCAGTCGCCAAGTCGAGTTGGCCGCGCTCCCCATCGGCATCGATCCCGTCGAGATGCGCGCGCTGAGCCAAAGCCCCGAAGCGCGCAAGGAACTCGCTACACTACGCGGCGCCTATGGGGACAAGCGCCTGATCGTCGGAGTGGATCGCCTCGACTACACCAAAGGCATTCCCCAAAAGCTCCTCGCCTTCGAAGCACTTCTCGCTGAGTATCCCCAGTATCGCGGCCGTGCCGTGTTGATTCAGGTAGCGGCGCCGTCCCGCACCGACGTGGACGAGTACCAAGCCCTGAAGCGCGAAGTCGACGAGTTGACGGGGCGAATCAACGGGCGCTTCGGCACGCCGGCCTACACGCCCATCGTGTACGTCAACCAAACAGTGGCTCGCAGCCGCTTGGCGGGCATCTATCAGGCCTCCGAGGTGGCACTGATCACGCCGCTGCGCGACGGAATGAACCTGGTAGCGTTGGAATACGTTCTCGCCCGCGAGCAATGCGGCGGCACCCTGATCCTCAGCGAGTTCGCCGGCGCTGCACACTGTCTGCCCGGTGCTCGGCTAGTGAATCCCTACAACACTCAAGAGATTGCGGCGGCGTTGGCCGAGGCGCTGGAGCAGGACGCCGCGCAACAGGGCTTGGGTCACATGGTGCGCTTCATCGACGACAACACCGCCACCGCGTGGGCCCGAGCATTTCTGGATCGCCTGGATGCGCAACCCGGTGCCGAACGACGTATGTCCATTCTGCTGGATCTGGCATCGAACCCCGTGCAGCGCGTGGTCCGTAGAGCGAAGTCTCCATTGGTCGTGCTGGACTACGACGGCACCCTTCGCGAGTACGTCATGGATCCCCGCGACGCCGTGCCCAGTCCGCGCTTGTTGGCCGTCTTGGAGCACCTCTGCCGGGTGGCTCGAGTGTGGATCATCAGTGGGCGCAGTCGCCTGACTCTGGAGCAGTGGCTCGGGCATTTGCCCCTGGGTCTAGTCTGTGAGCACGGCCTTTCCATGCGAGCGCCCGGTGGCAGCTGGGAGCGCCGCGTGCGAGTGAGCGGCGACACCCTCAAGGATCTAGTCAGGCCGCTGTTCGAGGACTTCGTACGCCGGACGCCGGGAAGCCGCGTGGAGATCAAGGACGCGGCGATCGCTTGGCACTACCGGGCGGTCGACCCGGAGTTCGCGGCCTTTCAGGTGTCCGGGTTGCTGTCGCGACTCGAAGACCTCCTCAAACGTAGGCCCTTTGCGGTGCTGCATGGCAACCGCGTGGTGGAGGTGCGTCATCGTCGCGTCACCAAGGGTCAGGCATTGCAGGCCGTGCTCAAGCGTCATGGGAACGCAGACGCGCTGCTGGTGGCAGGCGACGACCGCACCGACGAGGAGATGATGGACGCCATTCCCAGGCGCTGGAAGGGTCGCAGCGTGACCGTTTGGGTGGGGAGCCGTAGTTCGCACAGCCAGTACTGGGTGGAGAGCTCGCGAGACCTCTTGCAGTGTCTGGACGAGCTGGCAACCTTGTGGGAAAACAAGCCTCGCGGTCCGCGCGCCGGCCAGGGAGCGCAGCCGAGTCGACGTTGA
- a CDS encoding site-2 protease family protein produces the protein MLRFSLFGFPVLIQPGFWLLALIIGLSPERSLRESLTLVGVIFVSVMVHELGHALSARAYGQSPVITLHMMGGLTSWTPTRELSPRRRILVTLAGPMAGFALAGVAFLGLIALSGHTGSTPVATTAVEATLGVVVGVNVFWSAINLVPVLPFDGGQILATALGPSRRKVAATVSLVCGLVTAFALFRMGSLLGALVFGMGGVSSFLAALRTEQPLLPESARFELLARARERLEAQDFAQVQTLARVLLQSARDPADRAAALELVAWAALGAGQLGDARAAVRELVAGGSCDPHLHAAVALAEGDSAEAQRITARALELGDARVELLSLAVRAELECGHHRRAAELAARLVGQVEPAELRQLAAAAAEHGEASAAGRLLEALFVAEKDADDAWSAALAFARAGNADDALRTLSRAVRAGHPSAESAGSAVEFAELALDPRFARALAGDELAVG, from the coding sequence ATGCTGCGCTTCTCTCTGTTTGGTTTTCCAGTTCTCATCCAGCCCGGATTCTGGCTGTTGGCGTTGATCATCGGTCTGTCCCCGGAGCGCAGCCTCCGTGAGAGCCTGACTTTGGTCGGAGTGATCTTCGTCTCCGTAATGGTGCATGAACTCGGGCACGCCCTCTCGGCTCGCGCCTACGGCCAGTCCCCGGTCATCACCCTGCACATGATGGGGGGGCTCACGTCCTGGACTCCGACGCGGGAGCTTTCGCCGCGCCGACGCATCTTGGTGACCCTGGCGGGCCCGATGGCGGGCTTCGCCCTGGCGGGCGTCGCATTCCTCGGTCTGATCGCGCTGTCGGGCCACACGGGTTCGACGCCCGTCGCAACGACGGCTGTGGAAGCGACCCTAGGCGTGGTCGTGGGCGTGAACGTGTTTTGGAGTGCGATCAATCTGGTGCCGGTCCTGCCTTTCGATGGCGGGCAGATCCTGGCGACGGCCCTGGGGCCGTCTCGCCGCAAGGTCGCCGCCACGGTTTCCCTCGTCTGCGGCTTGGTCACGGCCTTCGCTCTGTTTCGCATGGGCTCCCTGCTCGGCGCATTGGTGTTCGGTATGGGTGGTGTGAGCAGCTTCTTGGCCGCCCTTCGCACCGAGCAGCCGCTGTTGCCCGAGAGCGCGCGCTTCGAGCTCCTGGCGCGTGCTCGGGAGCGATTGGAAGCCCAGGACTTCGCCCAGGTTCAGACCCTGGCGCGGGTGCTGCTGCAGTCCGCGCGCGACCCGGCCGACCGAGCGGCTGCCCTCGAGCTGGTCGCTTGGGCCGCCCTTGGTGCTGGGCAGCTCGGGGACGCGCGCGCCGCCGTGCGCGAGCTCGTGGCGGGCGGAAGTTGTGATCCGCACCTGCACGCGGCCGTGGCGCTGGCCGAAGGCGATAGCGCCGAGGCGCAACGGATCACGGCCCGCGCCCTGGAGCTGGGGGACGCGCGTGTGGAACTCTTGTCCCTGGCGGTGCGCGCCGAGCTGGAGTGCGGTCACCACCGTCGTGCCGCGGAGCTCGCCGCGCGCTTGGTGGGGCAGGTGGAACCCGCAGAGTTGCGACAGCTGGCGGCAGCGGCCGCGGAACATGGAGAGGCTTCGGCGGCCGGACGACTTCTGGAGGCGCTCTTCGTGGCCGAAAAGGACGCCGACGACGCATGGTCCGCGGCGCTGGCGTTTGCGCGCGCAGGCAATGCAGACGACGCGCTTCGGACCCTGTCGCGCGCGGTCCGCGCGGGTCACCCTTCTGCCGAAAGCGCGGGCTCGGCAGTGGAGTTCGCCGAACTCGCCCTCGACCCTCGGTTTGCCAGGGCTTTGGCCGGGGACGAGCTGGCCGTCGGGTAG
- a CDS encoding SUMF1/EgtB/PvdO family nonheme iron enzyme yields MRTSPLRRLLDFALILSGLTLFSAEPNAHAAPAGQLLQAQLGRYGASVTALTVTRHSVTAQKPHTPDAPVTASSACPGDMVLVEGSYCTEVRHECKKWLDDPKLPYARCQEYEPSARCVGQRVPMHYCIDRTEYTKPGEKLPLNWQSFSSGAKVCKSLGKRLCTESEWNFACEGEEMRPYPYGWSREPKCNQDRDDLYENNPRKQILKDNRMSAEELAECVSPFGVVNMAGNLDEPVLRENARFNPPYRNGLKGGWWMAARNRCRPATTKHDDYYNDIQVGVRCCAEAPGTAAPTG; encoded by the coding sequence ATGCGCACCTCCCCACTTCGTCGGCTGCTGGACTTCGCCCTGATTCTCTCGGGATTGACGCTCTTCAGCGCGGAACCGAACGCTCACGCTGCGCCCGCTGGCCAGCTGCTGCAGGCTCAGCTCGGGCGCTACGGGGCCAGCGTCACAGCCCTGACCGTGACGCGTCACAGCGTCACGGCGCAAAAACCGCACACCCCTGACGCGCCTGTCACGGCGAGCTCTGCCTGTCCCGGCGACATGGTGTTGGTCGAAGGCAGCTACTGCACCGAGGTTCGTCACGAGTGCAAGAAGTGGCTGGACGATCCGAAGCTGCCCTACGCCCGTTGCCAGGAGTACGAACCCTCGGCGCGCTGCGTCGGGCAGCGGGTCCCCATGCACTACTGTATCGATCGGACCGAGTACACCAAGCCGGGGGAAAAGCTGCCCCTCAACTGGCAGAGCTTTTCCAGCGGCGCAAAGGTCTGCAAGAGCCTGGGCAAGCGCCTGTGCACCGAGAGCGAGTGGAACTTCGCTTGTGAGGGCGAAGAAATGCGGCCGTATCCTTATGGCTGGTCGCGCGAACCCAAGTGCAACCAGGACCGTGACGACCTCTACGAGAACAACCCGCGCAAGCAGATCCTCAAGGACAACCGCATGAGCGCCGAGGAACTGGCAGAGTGTGTCAGCCCCTTCGGCGTGGTGAACATGGCCGGCAACCTGGATGAGCCGGTGCTTCGCGAGAACGCCCGCTTCAATCCTCCCTACCGCAACGGGCTCAAAGGGGGCTGGTGGATGGCCGCTCGCAACCGCTGCCGACCCGCGACCACGAAGCACGACGACTACTACAACGACATCCAGGTGGGCGTGCGCTGCTGCGCCGAAGCCCCGGGCACCGCGGCGCCGACGGGCTGA
- a CDS encoding SUMF1/EgtB/PvdO family nonheme iron enzyme has protein sequence MRLSGHRALGALAGLLLLACNRNTAPNEAGELPLDPGEPVAQNDTKSLVAVLSPRVVVPEVKKGEPACPDGMALVEGDYCPEVQHQCLKYMDPPGRYENFRCAEYAQPARCTKPRKHMRFCIDKYEFVEKGQSLPANYRSFTHAEQACGALGKRVCMESEYNFACEGEEMRPYPYGFSRDATACNADHYDVVGNDGKLRDMRAPAGAYPRCESPFGVYDLAGNLEEFVAIDGSNPVRPAMKGAYWQPSRNHCRAAQTAHDRYYNGTETGFRCCSNAPN, from the coding sequence GTGCGGCTCTCAGGACACCGAGCGCTCGGGGCGCTTGCCGGCCTCCTCTTGCTGGCTTGCAACCGAAACACCGCTCCGAACGAGGCAGGGGAGCTTCCCCTGGATCCGGGAGAACCCGTCGCTCAAAACGACACCAAGTCACTGGTTGCCGTCCTGAGCCCGCGGGTCGTGGTGCCGGAAGTGAAGAAGGGCGAACCCGCCTGCCCGGACGGAATGGCGCTGGTTGAGGGCGACTATTGTCCCGAAGTCCAGCACCAGTGCCTGAAGTACATGGATCCCCCTGGGAGGTACGAGAATTTCCGTTGCGCCGAGTACGCGCAGCCTGCCCGTTGTACCAAGCCGCGGAAACACATGCGGTTCTGCATCGACAAGTACGAATTCGTCGAGAAGGGACAGAGTCTTCCCGCAAACTACCGCAGCTTCACGCACGCCGAACAGGCTTGCGGCGCCCTGGGCAAGCGGGTCTGCATGGAGAGCGAGTACAACTTCGCCTGCGAGGGCGAAGAGATGCGACCGTATCCCTACGGCTTCAGTCGCGACGCGACGGCCTGCAACGCGGATCACTACGACGTGGTGGGCAACGACGGAAAGCTGCGCGACATGCGCGCTCCCGCTGGCGCCTACCCACGCTGTGAGAGCCCCTTTGGGGTCTACGACCTCGCGGGCAACCTCGAAGAGTTCGTCGCGATCGACGGTTCGAACCCGGTTCGCCCCGCCATGAAGGGCGCCTACTGGCAGCCGAGCCGCAACCACTGCCGGGCGGCGCAGACGGCCCACGATCGATACTACAACGGCACCGAAACCGGTTTCCGTTGCTGCTCCAACGCCCCCAACTGA
- the argB gene encoding acetylglutamate kinase has product MTAACVRVVKIGGEVIRGARLEQLCSQLAHLVDSRAGRDDRVVLVHGGGPQTSELQRALGQTPVVVGGRRVTDEAALQAIKYAVAGGANVDLCAGLARVGLSPVGLHGASSTVIRAVKRPPRIVTGAGPEPVDFGHVGDVVGVNRDLLEHLLSGGYVPVLACLGADAAGRVYNINADIVATRVAVELGARDLFLAMDAPGVLRDRDDPASRIARLTIAEAEALIADGTVAGGMIPKLEESFVALRGGVERVHLLADGLDAAATDPGSAGTLLTA; this is encoded by the coding sequence GTGACAGCGGCATGCGTTCGCGTCGTGAAGATTGGCGGCGAAGTCATTCGTGGCGCGCGCCTGGAACAGCTCTGCAGCCAGCTGGCGCACCTCGTGGACAGCCGCGCGGGTCGTGACGACCGTGTGGTGCTGGTGCATGGCGGCGGCCCTCAGACCAGTGAGCTTCAGCGAGCCCTGGGGCAGACCCCCGTGGTCGTCGGCGGGCGTCGCGTCACCGACGAAGCCGCGCTGCAGGCAATCAAGTACGCGGTAGCTGGCGGTGCCAACGTGGACTTGTGCGCGGGCTTGGCGCGAGTCGGGCTGTCGCCCGTGGGGTTGCACGGGGCGTCCAGCACCGTGATCCGCGCGGTCAAGCGTCCGCCGCGGATCGTGACGGGGGCGGGACCGGAGCCGGTGGACTTCGGGCACGTCGGCGACGTCGTGGGCGTCAATCGCGATCTGCTCGAGCACCTGCTCAGCGGCGGCTACGTCCCGGTCCTCGCCTGCTTGGGTGCCGACGCGGCGGGACGCGTCTACAACATCAACGCCGACATCGTTGCGACCCGTGTGGCCGTGGAGCTCGGCGCTCGGGATCTGTTCTTGGCGATGGACGCTCCGGGCGTGCTTCGTGACCGGGACGACCCCGCGTCGCGCATTGCTCGGCTCACGATCGCTGAAGCCGAAGCGCTGATTGCCGACGGCACCGTCGCGGGCGGCATGATCCCGAAGCTGGAAGAGTCCTTCGTCGCCTTGCGAGGCGGCGTGGAGCGGGTGCACTTGCTCGCGGATGGCCTGGACGCTGCCGCGACAGACCCGGGCAGCGCGGGCACGCTGCTTACTGCCTGA